From the genome of Pukyongia salina, one region includes:
- a CDS encoding carboxypeptidase-like regulatory domain-containing protein — MMNLRYVKLSISIVIGLICSNSIAQTELKSKVADFLTFLPIENANIYIKNTTIGTISNADGKFVLLVPQEHVNDTLIISSIGYQSFKTVISEFDNSMDIFLEEDIASLDEVVVVAETRPKTGNEIFLRAIEELPDNLPEQPYLQKGFLRHKERNKKEYKWLIESAITVYDSSYASGSRRNLKINVDENRKSYDLREVDSLFAYASYLKNRIRNFNIRSQNLRRDTIRTSSLVEAIRWNDRRVNGLDNLLKGKLNLVRNANMKKALFGEEVLETHQFSLDTILVDNGRKIYKIKISGGKEYVGLNTPNIYNEGFEAQGWVYIYWDNYAIKRLEYELIAASDVQKRRSKSLFGTQLNHKLIITYKEYGEKMYPNYFYYQTPKLVNIGDRSSDREQKEKELGIDRDEQFYYTIQEILFTEIIQEPELVSEALQQEEWSADIFSSRPYNEKFWESYNVLLESEEEEKLIQDLSQRASLFKQ, encoded by the coding sequence ATGATGAATTTACGCTATGTAAAACTTTCGATCTCTATTGTAATTGGACTTATATGCAGTAACTCGATCGCCCAAACCGAACTCAAGAGTAAAGTAGCAGATTTCCTCACATTTCTTCCTATTGAGAATGCAAATATTTATATAAAGAATACCACGATTGGTACCATTAGTAATGCCGATGGTAAGTTTGTTTTACTTGTACCACAGGAACATGTGAACGATACACTTATAATCTCCTCCATAGGATATCAGAGTTTTAAAACTGTGATAAGTGAATTTGATAATTCCATGGATATTTTTCTGGAAGAAGATATCGCAAGCCTGGACGAGGTCGTAGTGGTTGCAGAAACCCGGCCAAAAACAGGGAATGAAATATTTCTGAGGGCGATAGAAGAACTTCCGGACAATCTCCCGGAACAGCCTTACCTGCAAAAGGGTTTCTTGCGCCATAAGGAACGCAATAAGAAGGAATACAAGTGGCTTATTGAAAGTGCGATCACAGTATACGATTCCAGTTATGCTTCAGGATCAAGAAGGAATTTGAAGATAAATGTAGATGAAAACAGGAAGAGTTATGATCTAAGAGAGGTTGACAGTCTGTTCGCCTACGCCTCTTATCTGAAAAACCGCATTAGAAACTTCAATATCAGATCTCAAAATCTTAGAAGGGATACCATAAGGACCTCTTCCCTGGTGGAAGCCATACGATGGAACGACAGAAGGGTGAATGGTTTGGACAACTTACTGAAAGGGAAATTGAACCTGGTAAGAAATGCCAATATGAAGAAAGCGTTGTTTGGAGAAGAAGTTCTGGAAACGCACCAGTTTAGCCTGGACACGATACTGGTGGATAACGGAAGAAAGATCTATAAGATAAAGATATCCGGAGGGAAGGAATATGTAGGGTTGAATACACCGAATATCTATAACGAAGGGTTCGAAGCCCAGGGTTGGGTATATATATACTGGGATAACTATGCGATCAAGCGTCTTGAATACGAGCTTATAGCTGCATCCGATGTTCAGAAAAGACGAAGTAAGAGCCTTTTCGGAACCCAGTTAAATCATAAACTCATTATCACATATAAGGAGTATGGCGAGAAGATGTATCCCAATTATTTTTATTACCAGACACCAAAATTGGTGAATATAGGAGATCGATCTTCAGACAGGGAGCAAAAAGAAAAGGAACTGGGGATTGATCGCGACGAGCAATTCTATTATACCATTCAGGAGATATTGTTCACAGAGATTATCCAGGAACCCGAATTGGTTTCAGAAGCATTACAACAGGAAGAATGGTCGGCCGACATATTTTCCTCCAGGCCTTATAACGAAAAGTTTTGGGAAAGCTACAATGTATTATTGGAAAGTGAGGAAGAGGAGAAGTTGATCCAGGATCTAAGTCAGAGAGCCTCCCTCTTCAAACAATAA
- a CDS encoding DUF2851 family protein: MKEDFLHYVWKYRKFDVANLRTVNNETVVVHSPGLHNANSGPDFFNGQVSIAQVLWAGNIEIHVRSISWYKHKHHEDPAYDNVILHVVWHFDERVYRKDGSEIPTIELQHWVSAATVAAYKKLFRNTANWIPCERDFRMVDDFTLRNWMERLFIQRLENRTDRFARDLENLNNDWEALFFQSLAAAFGTKVNSESFRSVAQSVDFSVVRKCATQPNMLEALLMGQAGMLEGDCEDLYFRVLKDHYSFLKLKYAIHNDHIISPKFFRLRPNNFPTIRLSQLAALYCNKPHLFSKLLEAKTKDDYYHVLHCEANDYWDTHYSFGKQVRNTSKRLHATFLDLLLINVVLPLKFFYLRENGRFSDEEILVVSRSLKAESNTIIRNFDEIGVSAEDLLESQALLELKTNYCDTKKCLQCAIGNKLIRKKL; encoded by the coding sequence TTGAAAGAAGATTTTCTGCATTACGTGTGGAAGTATCGGAAGTTCGATGTTGCGAATTTAAGGACGGTAAACAACGAAACTGTGGTCGTCCATTCGCCGGGCCTTCATAATGCTAACTCTGGCCCCGATTTCTTCAACGGTCAGGTTTCCATAGCTCAGGTGCTGTGGGCAGGGAATATTGAAATCCATGTTCGTTCAATCTCCTGGTATAAACACAAGCATCATGAAGACCCTGCTTATGATAATGTGATCTTGCATGTTGTGTGGCACTTTGATGAGCGGGTCTATAGAAAAGACGGTTCAGAGATCCCTACTATCGAGCTTCAACACTGGGTATCTGCCGCTACTGTGGCTGCCTATAAAAAGTTATTTCGGAACACGGCGAATTGGATTCCTTGTGAAAGGGATTTTCGTATGGTGGATGATTTCACTTTAAGAAATTGGATGGAACGGCTTTTTATCCAACGACTTGAAAACAGGACAGACCGATTTGCACGTGATCTTGAAAATCTCAATAACGATTGGGAGGCGTTGTTTTTCCAGTCACTGGCGGCGGCTTTCGGTACAAAGGTTAATTCAGAATCCTTTAGAAGTGTGGCACAATCGGTCGATTTTTCCGTGGTGCGTAAATGCGCAACACAACCAAACATGCTGGAGGCTTTGCTCATGGGCCAAGCGGGGATGCTGGAGGGAGATTGCGAGGATCTATATTTTAGAGTTCTCAAGGATCATTATTCATTTCTGAAATTGAAATATGCAATACATAATGACCACATAATTTCACCAAAATTCTTTCGGCTGCGTCCAAACAATTTTCCCACCATCAGGTTATCACAATTAGCTGCATTATACTGCAACAAACCTCATCTTTTTTCCAAGCTGCTGGAGGCGAAAACGAAGGACGATTATTACCATGTTTTACACTGTGAAGCAAATGATTATTGGGATACACATTACAGTTTCGGAAAACAAGTAAGGAATACATCTAAACGACTCCATGCCACTTTTCTAGACCTGCTTCTGATAAATGTAGTTTTACCGTTAAAATTCTTTTATCTAAGAGAGAACGGGAGATTTAGTGATGAAGAGATACTCGTGGTGTCGCGTTCCCTGAAAGCCGAATCCAACACCATTATCCGAAATTTCGATGAGATAGGAGTGAGTGCAGAAGATCTTCTGGAAAGTCAGGCACTTTTAGAACTTAAGACTAATTATTGCGATACAAAAAAGTGTCTTCAGTGTGCAATAGGTAACAAGTTAATTCGAAAAAAGTTGTGA
- a CDS encoding potassium channel family protein: MKNFYKSELFGAIFLVLFVFMAGVMGFKLFSGYSWIDSVYMTVITITTVGYGEVHPLSPGEKIFASILIISSIFIVGYAIKVFSEYILGQNNIGNFKIKRVKKTIEKIEGHVIVCGYGRNGMQAAEKLRDYDQDFVVIEKDEALVNQHRDEEILFVHGNAIEDEVLMEAGIKNASTLICALPSDADNLFIVLSARQINPDLKIISRATEETSFQKLKLAGADNVILPDKIGGDHMANLVVTPDLVEFLDNLSVSGEKDSINVEQIGFDKICHGGEEKSIRDLDIRKKTGCSIIGYKGPDGAYIVNPEPSLMLQKDSKLILIGRPDQIKNLKELYNV, from the coding sequence ATGAAAAATTTTTATAAATCCGAATTATTCGGTGCAATATTCCTTGTCCTTTTTGTCTTTATGGCGGGAGTAATGGGTTTTAAACTATTCTCTGGTTACAGCTGGATAGATTCGGTGTACATGACCGTCATTACCATTACTACCGTAGGTTATGGAGAAGTTCATCCCTTGAGCCCTGGCGAAAAAATATTCGCCTCCATATTAATTATCTCCAGTATATTTATTGTGGGTTACGCTATCAAAGTATTTTCCGAATATATTTTAGGACAGAATAATATTGGAAACTTTAAAATTAAGAGAGTGAAGAAAACTATCGAAAAAATTGAAGGGCATGTGATCGTTTGTGGTTATGGCAGAAATGGAATGCAGGCGGCGGAAAAGCTAAGAGATTACGATCAGGATTTTGTCGTTATCGAAAAAGACGAAGCTTTGGTAAATCAGCATAGAGATGAAGAAATACTTTTTGTTCATGGAAACGCCATCGAGGATGAAGTTTTAATGGAAGCTGGAATAAAAAACGCCTCTACTTTAATTTGCGCCTTACCAAGCGATGCGGATAATCTGTTCATTGTATTATCGGCAAGGCAGATCAATCCCGATTTGAAGATCATTAGCAGAGCTACCGAAGAGACCAGTTTTCAAAAACTCAAGTTAGCAGGAGCCGATAACGTGATCCTGCCCGATAAGATTGGCGGAGACCATATGGCCAACCTGGTAGTTACTCCGGATCTTGTGGAGTTCCTGGACAACCTATCGGTCTCTGGTGAGAAAGACAGCATTAATGTAGAACAAATAGGCTTTGATAAAATATGCCATGGTGGCGAGGAAAAATCGATCCGCGACTTGGACATCCGCAAAAAAACAGGTTGTTCGATCATTGGGTATAAAGGACCGGACGGAGCTTATATAGTAAATCCGGAACCGTCGCTAATGCTTCAGAAGGATTCTAAACTAATATTAATTGGCAGACCCGATCAAATAAAAAACCTGAAAGAACTTTATAACGTTTAA
- a CDS encoding alanine/glycine:cation symporter family protein has product MKKYLLSLFSFLIPIITFAQETEDVGFDQKIDQAFQPVSDFFTQVIFFEIGGIPFVLILLVVSAAFFTLVFGFPNIRFFGKAINTVRGKYDEIDHHEVGDTAAAVDGDIRDTIRDESKEGEVSHFQALATAVSGTVGNGNIAGVALVIALGGPGATFWMIVCGLLGMSTKFVECTLGVQYRDVDENGTVYGGPMYYLSKGLKEKGFAMLGKITAVLFAIFCIGGSFGGGNAAQSNQATIVIKELFDWESTGAGTLVGVVLAILVGIIIIGGIKRIASVTEKIVPFMAVLYVVCCLYIIGSNFSLVDDAFSLIFAEAFKPTAIGVGSLIGVLLVGFQRAAFSNEAGAGSASIAHSAVRTKYSASEGLVALLEPFIDTVVICTMTALVIIIFNFGGFFEYGDATGAGVVIIDGATYEGAGITSKAFAEYIPYSKIFLTIAVVLFAVSTMISWSYYGLQSWKYLFGRGKRADLIYKLLFCTFVVIGAAASMDSIWAFSDAMIFAMVFPNMIGLYFLFPVVKKQLRRYLDAIKLAR; this is encoded by the coding sequence ATGAAGAAATATCTTCTCTCACTATTTTCTTTTCTCATCCCCATTATAACATTTGCACAGGAAACCGAAGATGTTGGTTTCGATCAAAAGATCGATCAGGCCTTTCAGCCTGTTTCCGATTTCTTTACCCAGGTGATATTCTTCGAGATTGGAGGGATCCCCTTTGTATTGATCTTGTTAGTAGTGAGTGCGGCCTTCTTTACGTTGGTCTTTGGATTTCCTAATATTCGTTTTTTCGGTAAAGCGATAAATACAGTTCGCGGAAAATACGATGAAATAGACCATCACGAGGTTGGAGACACGGCAGCAGCAGTGGATGGCGATATTAGAGATACTATTAGGGATGAAAGTAAGGAAGGAGAGGTAAGTCACTTCCAGGCCCTGGCAACAGCAGTTTCAGGTACTGTTGGAAACGGTAATATTGCAGGTGTTGCCCTGGTAATCGCCCTGGGCGGGCCCGGTGCCACCTTTTGGATGATAGTTTGCGGGCTTCTGGGAATGTCCACTAAGTTTGTGGAATGTACACTAGGGGTACAATACAGGGACGTAGATGAGAATGGAACCGTATATGGCGGACCTATGTATTATTTGTCGAAAGGATTGAAAGAAAAAGGGTTTGCCATGTTGGGTAAGATCACAGCCGTCCTGTTTGCTATCTTCTGTATTGGAGGATCGTTTGGAGGAGGTAATGCAGCACAATCCAACCAGGCAACCATAGTTATTAAAGAATTATTCGATTGGGAGAGCACAGGTGCAGGGACTCTTGTAGGAGTTGTACTGGCTATCCTGGTGGGGATCATTATCATTGGAGGTATTAAGCGAATTGCTTCCGTTACCGAAAAGATCGTTCCTTTTATGGCCGTACTATATGTAGTATGTTGTCTTTATATCATTGGAAGCAATTTCTCATTGGTTGATGATGCCTTTAGTTTGATCTTTGCAGAGGCGTTCAAACCTACGGCAATTGGAGTAGGTAGTCTTATAGGGGTATTATTAGTAGGTTTCCAAAGAGCAGCTTTCTCTAACGAGGCAGGAGCTGGTTCGGCTTCTATAGCTCACTCTGCGGTACGAACCAAATATTCGGCTAGTGAGGGGTTAGTAGCCCTCCTTGAACCTTTTATAGATACAGTAGTTATCTGTACAATGACAGCCCTGGTAATTATCATCTTTAATTTTGGTGGTTTCTTCGAATATGGAGATGCAACCGGAGCAGGTGTGGTGATCATCGATGGAGCTACCTACGAAGGGGCAGGAATCACCTCTAAAGCTTTCGCCGAATACATTCCTTATTCTAAAATATTTTTAACCATAGCAGTGGTGCTGTTCGCAGTATCGACGATGATCTCATGGTCTTATTACGGACTTCAGTCGTGGAAGTATCTTTTCGGAAGAGGAAAGCGGGCTGACCTTATCTATAAACTGCTATTCTGTACCTTCGTTGTGATAGGTGCTGCGGCAAGTATGGATTCTATCTGGGCCTTCTCTGATGCCATGATCTTTGCTATGGTATTCCCTAACATGATAGGGCTTTATTTCCTATTCCCGGTAGTGAAAAAACAATTACGAAGATACCTGGACGCTATAAAGCTTGCACGTTAA
- a CDS encoding ABC transporter permease, whose amino-acid sequence MNFEFFIARRIIASKDRKSSISAPIIKIAITAIAIGVIMMLISIATGVGLQKKIREKVSAFNGDIVITNFDTNFSNDSQIPISKKQDFYPNFNLVEGISHIQITAMKGGVIRTENDFEGIVVKGVAEDYRWQNFEEYLVEGELPDFSGDLNSDILISQYLAKRLDLKLGDKVVTFFINADSSKPPRSRGFDIVGIYNSGFQQFDEQYIIADIRHIQRLNKWEDDQIGAFELFVDDFDEIENIGNAVYMETASTLDTQTIRQKYGSIFEWLDLFDFNIALIIGIMILVAGINMITALLVLILERTQMIGILKALGSNDWSVRKVFIYNAMYLICLGLFFGNVIGIGLLLAQKYFKLFPLDPDTYYVTEAPVYLDLGYILLLNTGTFLLCLLMLLIPSWIITRISPVKAIRFE is encoded by the coding sequence GTGAATTTCGAATTCTTCATTGCCAGACGCATCATTGCATCCAAGGATCGTAAAAGTAGCATTTCGGCACCAATAATAAAAATTGCCATAACGGCTATCGCTATTGGAGTTATAATGATGCTCATCTCTATTGCTACGGGGGTAGGACTTCAGAAAAAAATACGAGAAAAAGTATCGGCCTTTAACGGGGATATAGTCATCACAAATTTCGACACCAACTTCTCTAACGATTCGCAGATCCCCATTTCAAAAAAGCAGGATTTCTACCCAAATTTCAATTTGGTGGAAGGAATCAGTCACATCCAGATCACTGCGATGAAAGGAGGGGTGATCCGCACCGAAAACGACTTTGAAGGGATTGTGGTGAAAGGTGTGGCCGAAGATTACAGATGGCAGAATTTCGAAGAATATCTCGTGGAAGGTGAGCTGCCGGATTTTTCGGGCGATCTCAATTCGGATATTCTAATTTCACAATATCTTGCCAAGAGACTCGATCTGAAACTAGGAGACAAAGTAGTAACATTTTTCATCAATGCAGATAGCTCTAAACCACCAAGGAGCAGAGGCTTCGATATAGTAGGTATTTACAACAGCGGATTTCAGCAGTTCGATGAGCAATACATCATTGCCGATATCAGGCATATACAACGGCTCAATAAATGGGAGGATGACCAAATAGGGGCTTTCGAGCTATTTGTAGACGATTTTGATGAGATCGAGAATATTGGCAATGCGGTCTATATGGAAACCGCCAGTACCCTCGACACTCAAACCATCCGGCAAAAGTACGGTTCCATCTTCGAATGGCTGGACCTGTTCGACTTCAATATTGCGCTTATCATTGGGATTATGATCCTGGTGGCGGGGATCAATATGATCACTGCCTTATTGGTTCTAATTTTGGAGAGAACACAAATGATAGGGATCTTAAAAGCCCTGGGGAGTAACGATTGGAGTGTGAGGAAGGTATTTATCTACAATGCAATGTACCTTATTTGCCTGGGACTTTTCTTCGGAAATGTTATTGGGATCGGACTCCTGTTGGCACAAAAATACTTCAAGTTGTTTCCTCTCGACCCGGATACCTACTACGTAACCGAAGCACCCGTCTATCTCGACCTTGGATACATCTTATTACTGAATACGGGAACCTTTTTATTGTGTTTGCTTATGCTGCTTATACCTTCCTGGATCATTACACGTATCTCGCCGGTGAAGGCCATAAGATTTGAATAA
- a CDS encoding helix-hairpin-helix domain-containing protein, with protein MNWLRSHLTFDRGQRDGIFRLLALVLSLIALNVFVEFEAKTKLDMSAPMVEKLQAEMDSLKRVQKEKNTREIYPFNPNYLTEYKAYTLGLSVSEFDKLKAYREQGKWINSVSEFKKVTGVSDSLLKEISVYFNFPEWVTNRKKSGKNYVNNFDRELDFSEKKDLNTATATQLEEIYGVGKTLSKRIVAYRNKIGGFASEEHLYAVYGLKEEVIERIMNRFAVKTQIDIDKMKINEVSASEIATIPGISFEKAKKIWEFVRVREGLENLSELEKIEGISARELRLIRLYLSTE; from the coding sequence ATGAATTGGTTAAGATCCCATCTCACTTTCGACAGAGGTCAGCGTGATGGGATCTTTCGTTTATTAGCCCTAGTTCTTTCTTTGATCGCTTTAAATGTTTTCGTAGAATTCGAGGCCAAAACCAAGCTGGATATGAGCGCACCTATGGTAGAAAAGCTTCAGGCAGAAATGGATTCTCTGAAAAGGGTTCAGAAAGAAAAAAATACAAGAGAGATCTATCCCTTCAATCCAAATTACCTAACAGAATATAAAGCCTACACTCTGGGACTCTCTGTTTCCGAATTCGATAAACTGAAAGCCTACCGGGAACAGGGAAAATGGATTAACTCTGTTTCAGAATTCAAGAAGGTAACAGGAGTTTCAGATTCACTTCTGAAAGAGATAAGCGTGTATTTTAATTTTCCGGAATGGGTAACTAACAGGAAAAAATCTGGAAAGAATTACGTAAACAATTTCGACAGGGAGTTAGATTTTTCAGAAAAAAAAGACCTGAATACGGCAACAGCAACTCAGTTGGAGGAGATCTATGGAGTAGGAAAGACCTTAAGCAAAAGAATTGTTGCTTATAGAAATAAAATAGGTGGATTTGCTTCTGAAGAACACTTGTACGCGGTGTATGGCCTGAAGGAGGAAGTTATTGAGCGGATTATGAATCGATTTGCGGTAAAAACTCAAATTGATATTGATAAGATGAAAATTAATGAGGTTTCTGCATCCGAAATTGCTACTATTCCAGGCATATCCTTTGAGAAAGCGAAAAAGATTTGGGAGTTTGTACGTGTAAGGGAAGGCCTTGAAAATCTGTCTGAATTAGAAAAAATTGAAGGTATCTCAGCCCGTGAATTACGGCTAATTAGGTTATATTTGTCCACAGAATAA
- a CDS encoding PLP-dependent cysteine synthase family protein, whose amino-acid sequence MDYAENILETIGNTPLVKINKLTEELPCMVLAKYETFNPGNSVKDRMALKMIEDAEADGRLKPGGTIIEGTSGNTGMGLALAAIVKGYKCVFVISDKQSKEKMDVLRAVGAEVVVCPTDVAPDDPRSYYSVSRRLAEETPNSWYVNQYDNPSNTRAHYESTGPEIWKQTDGKITHFVVGVGTGGTISGVGTYLKEQNPNIKVWGVDTYGSVFKKYHETGIFDENEIYPYVTEGIGEDILPKNVNFDIIDGFTKVTDKDAAVYTQELAKKEGMFLGNSAGAAIKGVLQLKEHFNEDDVVVVLFHDHGSRYVGKMFNDDWMREKGYIE is encoded by the coding sequence ATGGATTACGCAGAGAACATACTTGAAACAATTGGTAACACCCCTTTGGTGAAGATCAATAAATTAACCGAAGAACTGCCCTGCATGGTACTGGCTAAATACGAGACCTTTAACCCGGGGAATTCGGTTAAAGACCGGATGGCTCTAAAAATGATCGAAGATGCTGAAGCCGACGGCAGATTAAAACCGGGCGGTACTATCATTGAAGGTACTTCCGGTAATACAGGGATGGGCCTTGCGCTAGCGGCCATTGTAAAAGGCTATAAATGTGTCTTTGTTATTTCCGATAAGCAGTCTAAAGAAAAGATGGATGTTCTAAGGGCTGTTGGAGCCGAGGTGGTTGTTTGCCCAACCGATGTGGCACCAGACGATCCCAGATCGTATTATTCGGTTTCTAGAAGGCTGGCTGAGGAAACACCTAATAGCTGGTATGTAAATCAGTATGACAATCCTAGTAATACCAGGGCGCATTACGAAAGTACCGGCCCGGAGATTTGGAAACAAACCGATGGTAAGATAACTCACTTTGTAGTAGGTGTTGGAACCGGAGGAACTATTAGCGGTGTGGGAACTTATCTTAAAGAACAGAATCCCAATATTAAAGTGTGGGGAGTAGATACCTACGGAAGTGTATTCAAGAAATATCATGAGACGGGAATCTTCGATGAGAATGAGATCTATCCATATGTCACAGAAGGAATAGGAGAGGATATATTACCCAAGAACGTAAATTTTGACATCATTGACGGTTTCACCAAGGTAACCGATAAGGACGCTGCGGTCTACACTCAGGAATTGGCTAAGAAGGAAGGAATGTTCCTTGGAAATTCGGCAGGAGCAGCTATCAAAGGTGTGCTTCAGTTGAAAGAACACTTTAATGAAGACGATGTGGTTGTTGTACTTTTTCACGATCATGGAAGTAGATATGTAGGAAAGATGTTCAACGACGACTGGATGCGGGAAAAAGGATATATAGAGTAA
- a CDS encoding PspC family transcriptional regulator, translating into MLQLVYNIRYYLEKRGYYVCARLADRLGMRAKSVRLFFIYVSFATLGVGFAIYLTLAFWLKLKDLVYTKRTSVFDL; encoded by the coding sequence ATGTTACAACTGGTTTACAACATCCGTTATTATCTCGAGAAACGCGGGTATTATGTGTGTGCGAGGTTGGCCGACCGATTAGGGATGCGCGCTAAAAGCGTACGGCTTTTTTTCATATACGTGTCCTTTGCCACCCTGGGAGTGGGATTTGCGATCTACCTTACCCTGGCCTTCTGGTTGAAGTTAAAAGACCTGGTTTATACTAAACGAACCTCGGTATTCGATCTATGA
- a CDS encoding acyl-CoA dehydrogenase family protein, with amino-acid sequence MNELYFTEEHEFFRKSFRDFLHKEVVPHIEKWEKTGHIERFIWKKMGEMGYFGISYPEKYGGLDLDIFYLVIYLEELQKIRSGGFAAAMWVHPYLAMSHLNAEGSEEIKQKYLTASITGDMIGCLCITEPFAGSDVGGMRTTAVKEGDHYIINGSKTFITNGVYSDYLVVSAKTHPELGSRGISLFVVDRDTPGVSATKLDKLGWRASDTGEIAFDNVKVPAKNLLGAEKKGFGYLMQHLALERIVMAINAHARSEWALEYTIQYMKERTAFGKSIDKFQALRHRVAQMASEVEMCKSFNYSTAYQVGKKKYVVKEASMAKLVSTRVADEVAYDCLQLLGGYGYVEEYPLARNLRDSRLGPIGGGTSEILREIIAKIVIDGKKYKPAT; translated from the coding sequence ATGAACGAACTATATTTTACCGAGGAACATGAGTTTTTCAGAAAGAGCTTTCGGGATTTCCTGCATAAGGAAGTGGTTCCCCATATTGAAAAATGGGAAAAGACCGGCCACATCGAACGTTTTATTTGGAAGAAGATGGGAGAGATGGGTTACTTTGGAATTTCATACCCGGAAAAATACGGCGGCCTCGATCTGGATATCTTTTATCTCGTTATTTACCTGGAAGAATTGCAGAAGATCCGCTCCGGTGGTTTTGCCGCAGCAATGTGGGTACACCCTTACCTTGCTATGTCTCATTTGAACGCAGAAGGCAGTGAAGAAATAAAGCAAAAGTATCTTACTGCAAGTATAACAGGAGATATGATAGGTTGTTTGTGTATTACAGAACCCTTTGCCGGAAGCGATGTTGGCGGGATGCGAACCACAGCAGTTAAGGAAGGTGATCACTATATCATAAATGGGTCGAAGACCTTTATTACCAACGGGGTGTACAGTGACTACCTGGTGGTTTCTGCCAAAACTCATCCTGAGTTAGGTAGCAGGGGGATAAGTCTTTTTGTAGTGGACAGGGATACTCCGGGAGTCTCGGCGACCAAACTAGACAAACTGGGTTGGAGAGCAAGTGATACCGGGGAGATTGCGTTTGACAATGTAAAAGTCCCGGCGAAGAACCTCTTGGGAGCAGAAAAAAAAGGATTTGGTTATTTAATGCAGCATTTAGCGCTTGAACGAATAGTGATGGCTATCAATGCTCATGCGCGTAGTGAATGGGCTCTGGAGTATACCATACAGTATATGAAGGAACGAACCGCCTTTGGTAAGTCGATAGATAAGTTTCAGGCATTACGTCATAGAGTGGCCCAAATGGCAAGTGAGGTTGAAATGTGCAAATCCTTTAATTACAGTACGGCCTATCAGGTAGGTAAGAAAAAATATGTGGTCAAGGAAGCAAGTATGGCGAAGCTAGTCTCAACTCGTGTAGCCGATGAGGTTGCATACGATTGTTTGCAGCTACTGGGGGGCTATGGTTATGTGGAAGAATATCCTTTGGCACGAAATCTGAGAGATAGCCGTTTAGGACCTATAGGCGGAGGAACTTCAGAAATACTTCGGGAGATCATAGCAAAGATCGTGATCGACGGCAAGAAATACAAGCCGGCCACCTGA